A single genomic interval of Candidatus Hydrogenedentota bacterium harbors:
- a CDS encoding lecithin retinol acyltransferase family protein — protein sequence MAAGDHIKVRRAGGLYSHHGIDMGDGTVVHFSGEPTRLRDAQVCRVGMAEFLQGEKPRVVRHGDRERPPEEVMRTAEELVGSQDYSVFFNNCEHFATHCKTGIRQSRQVRKMLHVAATVAVVGAGVAAQAALARKVGRRR from the coding sequence ATGGCCGCTGGTGACCACATAAAAGTGCGGCGGGCCGGCGGGCTGTACAGCCACCATGGCATAGACATGGGCGACGGAACGGTGGTTCATTTTTCCGGGGAGCCGACGCGGCTGCGGGATGCCCAGGTGTGCCGGGTCGGCATGGCGGAGTTTCTCCAGGGGGAGAAGCCCCGGGTGGTCCGCCACGGGGACCGGGAACGCCCCCCGGAGGAGGTGATGCGCACGGCGGAGGAGCTGGTCGGATCGCAGGACTACAGCGTCTTTTTCAACAACTGCGAGCACTTCGCGACCCACTGCAAGACGGGCATCCGGCAGAGCCGCCAGGTGCGCAAGATGCTCCACGTCGCGGCGACTGTCGCCGTGGTGGGTGCGGGGGTTGCGGCGCAGGCGGCCCTGGCGCGCAAAGTCGGACGCCGGAGATAA
- a CDS encoding transcription elongation factor GreAB: MAKHIMVTAQDRQRLADCLSVLQEFPDKLELPHIQYLEKEVQRAQVVLDPLALPADVITMRSRVKLANLDTGAELECVLVYPAERAPEEGRISVLAPLGAAMLGYRVGDVFEADLPKGPARFRVEAVVYQPESAGDYHL; this comes from the coding sequence ATGGCGAAGCACATCATGGTCACCGCGCAGGACAGACAGCGGCTTGCGGACTGCCTCTCCGTCTTGCAGGAGTTCCCCGACAAGCTGGAACTGCCCCACATCCAGTATTTGGAGAAGGAGGTGCAGCGCGCCCAGGTGGTGCTGGATCCCCTGGCCCTTCCGGCGGACGTCATCACCATGCGGTCCCGCGTGAAACTTGCGAATCTTGACACCGGCGCTGAGCTGGAATGCGTGCTGGTGTATCCCGCGGAGCGCGCCCCGGAGGAGGGGCGCATTTCCGTGCTGGCCCCGCTGGGCGCCGCCATGCTTGGCTACCGTGTGGGGGATGTTTTCGAGGCAGACCTGCCGAAGGGGCCGGCCAGGTTCCGGGTGGAGGCCGTGGTGTACCAGCCGGAATCCGCCGGGGACTACCACCTGTGA